Proteins found in one Pagrus major chromosome 20, Pma_NU_1.0 genomic segment:
- the rnf40 gene encoding E3 ubiquitin-protein ligase BRE1B isoform X3: MSGAGGGKRPSGGDSPPGPPEKKSKKEEKTTTTLIEPIRIAGVSSTEEMDMKVLQFKNKKLCERLEQRQAMEDELREKIEKLEKRQATDDTTLLIVNRYWSQLEETVHVLRKRIEPEAPVKPIPAPPSAPLPDPTPMEEDVVNMTSPTSAVPPPPLPEAQNEGEQAEQQQEERQEERQEEQPQPPPPTGSEELLTPTEPPQDSASDASPPPPPLSENAKGFLTTLEHSSEEELTLHLQDRMQFSKEAIACLVCVFDRLHSRIDDMCKQVQAAACEDDSQSDIVSVNHDLWEENIRLRDLATLLQGRHHKMSMEYNELVDKVTSSETKVSEMETTVEDLQWDIEKLRTREQKLNKHLAEAMEQLKSGYSSTGSSGGLPGGQITLNIQKFESLNAELEHNQELANSRMAELEKLQVELQEAVRESEKLKMDLRNIPEEVVKETLEYKCLQSQFSLLYNESLGVKTQLDEARALLLTAKNAHLRQIEHMESDELSFQKKLRTEVIQLEDTLAQVRKEYEMLRIEFEQNLAANEQAGPINREMRHLISSLQNHNLQLKGDVQRYKRKLRETQMEINKLRCQSGDTGVLILEESTSDSLDVKKEEDEDQEEEEERRKELERQRAREREREREAERERERERERERQRSDELKRKDSDTLKMLRVELKKAQESQKEMKLLLDMYKSAPKEQRDKVQLMAAERKSKAEVDELRMRVRELEERERKESKKLADEDALRKIRVAEETIEHLQKKLAATKQEEEALLSEMDVTGQAFEDMQEQNSRLLQQLREKDDANFKLMSERIKSNQIYKLLKEEKEELADQVLTFKTQVDAQLLVVQKLEEKEGVLQSTLAALEKELSVRTQALELNKRKAVEAAQLAEDLKVQLEHTQAKLKEIQVSVAENRTARERESSNLKRAQEDLSRLRRKLEKQKKVEVYSDADEILQEEINQYKAKLRCPCCNTRDKETVLTKCFHVFCYECLKMRYDTRQRKCPKCNCAFGANDFHRIYIT; the protein is encoded by the exons ATGTCAGGTGCGGGGGGAGGAAAACGTCCCTCGGGAGGGGACAGCCCCCCTGGCCCACCtgagaagaaaagcaaaaaggaggagaagaccACCACCACTCTCATCGAGCCCATACGCATAGCTGGAGTCTCTTCTACG GAGGAAATGGACATGAAGGTTCTCCAGTTCAAGAATAAGAAGCTGTGTGAGCGCTTGGAGCAGAGACAGGCAATGGAGGATGAGTTACGAGAGAAAATTGAAAAGTTGGAGAAGAGACAAGCCACTGATGACACCACCCTGCTGATTGTCAACCGCTACTGGTCGCAG TTGGAAGAGACTGTGCATGTTCTACGCAAACGTATTGAGCCTGAAGCTCCTGTGAAGCCTATTCCTGCACCACCCTCGGCCCCCCTCCCTGACCCTACGCCAATGGAGGAAGACGTTGTCAATATGACCTCGCCAACGTCTGCTGtgcctccacctccactcccAGAGGCCCAGAATGAGGGGGAGCAGgcagaacagcagcaggaggagcgtCAGGAGGAGCGTCAGGAGGAGCAGCCGCAGCCCCCTCCTCCTACTGGATCAGAAGAGTTGCTGACGCCCACAGAGCCGCCACAGGACTCAGCTTCAG ATGCATcgccaccccctcctcccctaaGTGAGAATGCCAAGGGTTTCCTGACCACGCTGGAGCACAGCAGCGAGGAGGAGCTCACCCTGCACCTCCAAGACCGCATGCAGTTCAGCAAGGAAGCCATCGCCTGCCTGGTTTGTGTCTTTGACAGGCTGCACAGCCGCATCGATGACATGTGCAAGCAGGTCCAGGCTGCAG CATGTGAGGACGATAGCCAGTCTGACATCGTCAGCGTGAACCACGATCTTTGGGAGGAGAACATTCGACTGCGAGACCTTGCCACTCTCCTGCAGGGCAGACACCACAAGATGTCCATGGAG TACAATGAGTTGGTGGACAAGGTGACCAGCTCCGAGACCAAGGTGTCTGAGATGGAGACAACGGTGGAGGACCTGCAGTGGGACATTGAGAAACTCCGCACTAGAGAACAAAAGCTCAACAAACATCTGGCAGAGGCCATGGAGCAG ctaaaatctggatacagcagCACTGGAAGCTCAGGTGGACTACCTGGAGGCCAGATCACACTAAACATTCAGAAG TTTGAGAGTCTCAATGCAGAGTTGGAGCACAACCAGGAGTTGGCCAATAGCCGTATGGCAGAGTTGGAGAAACTGCAGGTGGAACTCCAGGAGgctgtgagagagagcgagaagcTCAAG ATGGACTTGCGGAATATTCCAGAAGAGGTTGTGAAGGAGACTCTAGAGTACAAATGTCTGCAGTCCCAGTTCTCCCTGCTGTACAATGAGTCTCTAGGTGTAAAAACTCAGCTGGATGAGGCGCGGGCCCTTCTGCTCACTGCCAAGAACGCCCACCTCCGTCAGATTGAGCACATGGAG AGTGATGAGCTGTCCTTTCAGAAGAAGCTGCGGACTGAGGTCATCCAGCTGGAGGATACCCTGGCCCAGGTGCGCAAAGAGTACGAGATGCTGCGCATCGAGTTTGAGCAGAACCTGGCAGCCAATGAGCAAGCAG GACCAATTAACAGGGAGATGCGACACTTAATCAGCAGCCTTCAGAACCACAACCTGCAGCTGAAAGGTGACGTGCAACGCTACAAGCGGAAGTTGCGGGAAACACAAATGGAGATCAATAAG TTGCGTTGCCAGAGTGGCGACACGGGGGTTCTGATTCTAGAAGAGTCGACGAGCGACAGCTTGGAtgtgaagaaagaggaggacgaggaccaggaagaggaagaggagaggaggaaggaactGGAGAGGCAGCGTGCccgggagagagaaagggagagggaggccGAGCGAGAACGAGAGAGGgagcgtgagagagagaggcagcgcAGCGACGAGCTGAAGAGGAAGGACTCGGACACACTGAAGATGCTCAGAGTAGAACTCAA GAAAGCCCAGGAGTCCCAGAAAGAGATGAAGCTCTTATTGGACATGTATAAGTCGGCTCCAAAGGAGCAGAGGGACAAAGTGCAGCTCATGGCAGCTGAACGCAAATCTAAAGCTGAG GTGGATGAGTTGAGGATGCGAGTGcgagagctggaggagagggagaggaaggaaagcaagaagctggctgatgaaGATGCCCTCAGGAAGATCCGAGTGGCTGAAGAGACCATTGAACATCTGCAGAAGAAACTGGCTGCCACTAAGCag gaggaggaagcccTGCTGAGCGAGATGGATGTAACGGGCCAGGCCTTCGAGGACATGCAGGAACAGAACAGCCGGCTGCTGCAGCAGTTACGGGAGAAGGATGAtgccaatttcaagctgatgAGTGAGCGAATCAAATCCAACCAGATCTACAAGCTgctgaaagaggagaaagaagagttGGCTGACCAAGTTCTCACATTCAAAACCCAG GTGGATGCCCAGCTGTTAGTTGTGCAGAAgcttgaagaaaaagaaggcGTCCTCCAGAGCACGCTCGCTGCTCTGGAGAAAGAGCTGTCTGTCCGGACACAAGCACTAGAACTCAACAAGAGGAAG GCGGTGGAGGCTGCCCAGCTGGCAGAGGACCTGAAGGTGCAGCTGGAGCACACGCAGGCCAAGCTTAAGGAGATCCAGGTCTCTGTGGCTGAGAACCGCACTGCCcgggagagggagagcagcaACCTGAAACGAGCACAG GAGGATCTGTCCAGGTTGAGACGGAAgctggagaaacagaaaaaggtggAGGTTTACTCTGATGCTGATGAGATCCTGCAGGAGGAGATCAACCAGTACaag GCCAAGCTGCGCTGCCCCTGCTGCAACACACGAGACAAGGAGACGGTGCTCACCAAGTGTTTCCACGTGTTCTGCTACGAATGTCTCAAGATGCGTTACGACACCCGGCAGAGGAAGTGCCCCAAGTGCAACTGTGCCTTTGGAGCCAACGACTTTCATCGCATCTACATCACCTAA
- the LOC141015560 gene encoding uncharacterized protein: protein MASNALCALCGLIIAAVTNFYGVSAEKSQCRSSEFWNSDLDLCLPCTSCKQYPKTPSCNTCKSVEETPDVWKLAAITSFSVLAVVLVSAALIIGVMVHRRKSHKRPLREPIEETAGPLYQL, encoded by the exons ATGGCTTCAAACGCTCTCTGCGCGCTGTGCGGACTTATTATAGCGGCCGTGACCAATTTCTATGGTGTGAGCGCAGAGAAAA gtCAGTGCCGCAGTTCAGAGTTTTGGAACTCAGATTTGGATCTTTGTTTGCCGTGTACATCATGCAAGCAGTACCCAAAGACCCCGTCATGCAACACAT GCAAATCTGTGGAGGAGACACCTGATGTGTGGAAACTGGCGGCCATCACCAGCTTCTCAGTGCTGGCTGTGGTGCTGGTCAGTGCCGCGTTGATTATTGGGGTCATGGTGCATCGACGCAAGTCACACAAACGGCCTCTACGTG agccCATTGAAGAAACTGCAGGGCCACTTTATCAACTTTAA
- the rnf40 gene encoding E3 ubiquitin-protein ligase BRE1B isoform X1 gives MSGAGGGKRPSGGDSPPGPPEKKSKKEEKTTTTLIEPIRIAGVSSTEEMDMKVLQFKNKKLCERLEQRQAMEDELREKIEKLEKRQATDDTTLLIVNRYWSQLEETVHVLRKRIEPEAPVKPIPAPPSAPLPDPTPMEEDVVNMTSPTSAVPPPPLPEAQNEGEQAEQQQEERQEERQEEQPQPPPPTGSEELLTPTEPPQDSASDASPPPPPLSENAKGFLTTLEHSSEEELTLHLQDRMQFSKEAIACLVCVFDRLHSRIDDMCKQVQAAACEDDSQSDIVSVNHDLWEENIRLRDLATLLQGRHHKMSMEYNELVDKVTSSETKVSEMETTVEDLQWDIEKLRTREQKLNKHLAEAMEQLKSGYSSTGSSGGLPGGQITLNIQKFESLNAELEHNQELANSRMAELEKLQVELQEAVRESEKLKMDLRNIPEEVVKETLEYKCLQSQFSLLYNESLGVKTQLDEARALLLTAKNAHLRQIEHMESDELSFQKKLRTEVIQLEDTLAQVRKEYEMLRIEFEQNLAANEQAGPINREMRHLISSLQNHNLQLKGDVQRYKRKLRETQMEINKLRCQSGDTGVLILEESTSDSLDVKKEEDEDQEEEEERRKELERQRAREREREREAERERERERERERQRSDELKRKDSDTLKMLRVELKKAQESQKEMKLLLDMYKSAPKEQRDKVQLMAAERKSKAEVCSLVDELRMRVRELEERERKESKKLADEDALRKIRVAEETIEHLQKKLAATKQEEEALLSEMDVTGQAFEDMQEQNSRLLQQLREKDDANFKLMSERIKSNQIYKLLKEEKEELADQVLTFKTQVDAQLLVVQKLEEKEGVLQSTLAALEKELSVRTQALELNKRKAVEAAQLAEDLKVQLEHTQAKLKEIQVSVAENRTARERESSNLKRAQEDLSRLRRKLEKQKKVEVYSDADEILQEEINQYKAKLRCPCCNTRDKETVLTKCFHVFCYECLKMRYDTRQRKCPKCNCAFGANDFHRIYIT, from the exons ATGTCAGGTGCGGGGGGAGGAAAACGTCCCTCGGGAGGGGACAGCCCCCCTGGCCCACCtgagaagaaaagcaaaaaggaggagaagaccACCACCACTCTCATCGAGCCCATACGCATAGCTGGAGTCTCTTCTACG GAGGAAATGGACATGAAGGTTCTCCAGTTCAAGAATAAGAAGCTGTGTGAGCGCTTGGAGCAGAGACAGGCAATGGAGGATGAGTTACGAGAGAAAATTGAAAAGTTGGAGAAGAGACAAGCCACTGATGACACCACCCTGCTGATTGTCAACCGCTACTGGTCGCAG TTGGAAGAGACTGTGCATGTTCTACGCAAACGTATTGAGCCTGAAGCTCCTGTGAAGCCTATTCCTGCACCACCCTCGGCCCCCCTCCCTGACCCTACGCCAATGGAGGAAGACGTTGTCAATATGACCTCGCCAACGTCTGCTGtgcctccacctccactcccAGAGGCCCAGAATGAGGGGGAGCAGgcagaacagcagcaggaggagcgtCAGGAGGAGCGTCAGGAGGAGCAGCCGCAGCCCCCTCCTCCTACTGGATCAGAAGAGTTGCTGACGCCCACAGAGCCGCCACAGGACTCAGCTTCAG ATGCATcgccaccccctcctcccctaaGTGAGAATGCCAAGGGTTTCCTGACCACGCTGGAGCACAGCAGCGAGGAGGAGCTCACCCTGCACCTCCAAGACCGCATGCAGTTCAGCAAGGAAGCCATCGCCTGCCTGGTTTGTGTCTTTGACAGGCTGCACAGCCGCATCGATGACATGTGCAAGCAGGTCCAGGCTGCAG CATGTGAGGACGATAGCCAGTCTGACATCGTCAGCGTGAACCACGATCTTTGGGAGGAGAACATTCGACTGCGAGACCTTGCCACTCTCCTGCAGGGCAGACACCACAAGATGTCCATGGAG TACAATGAGTTGGTGGACAAGGTGACCAGCTCCGAGACCAAGGTGTCTGAGATGGAGACAACGGTGGAGGACCTGCAGTGGGACATTGAGAAACTCCGCACTAGAGAACAAAAGCTCAACAAACATCTGGCAGAGGCCATGGAGCAG ctaaaatctggatacagcagCACTGGAAGCTCAGGTGGACTACCTGGAGGCCAGATCACACTAAACATTCAGAAG TTTGAGAGTCTCAATGCAGAGTTGGAGCACAACCAGGAGTTGGCCAATAGCCGTATGGCAGAGTTGGAGAAACTGCAGGTGGAACTCCAGGAGgctgtgagagagagcgagaagcTCAAG ATGGACTTGCGGAATATTCCAGAAGAGGTTGTGAAGGAGACTCTAGAGTACAAATGTCTGCAGTCCCAGTTCTCCCTGCTGTACAATGAGTCTCTAGGTGTAAAAACTCAGCTGGATGAGGCGCGGGCCCTTCTGCTCACTGCCAAGAACGCCCACCTCCGTCAGATTGAGCACATGGAG AGTGATGAGCTGTCCTTTCAGAAGAAGCTGCGGACTGAGGTCATCCAGCTGGAGGATACCCTGGCCCAGGTGCGCAAAGAGTACGAGATGCTGCGCATCGAGTTTGAGCAGAACCTGGCAGCCAATGAGCAAGCAG GACCAATTAACAGGGAGATGCGACACTTAATCAGCAGCCTTCAGAACCACAACCTGCAGCTGAAAGGTGACGTGCAACGCTACAAGCGGAAGTTGCGGGAAACACAAATGGAGATCAATAAG TTGCGTTGCCAGAGTGGCGACACGGGGGTTCTGATTCTAGAAGAGTCGACGAGCGACAGCTTGGAtgtgaagaaagaggaggacgaggaccaggaagaggaagaggagaggaggaaggaactGGAGAGGCAGCGTGCccgggagagagaaagggagagggaggccGAGCGAGAACGAGAGAGGgagcgtgagagagagaggcagcgcAGCGACGAGCTGAAGAGGAAGGACTCGGACACACTGAAGATGCTCAGAGTAGAACTCAA GAAAGCCCAGGAGTCCCAGAAAGAGATGAAGCTCTTATTGGACATGTATAAGTCGGCTCCAAAGGAGCAGAGGGACAAAGTGCAGCTCATGGCAGCTGAACGCAAATCTAAAGCTGAGGTTTGTTCTTTG GTGGATGAGTTGAGGATGCGAGTGcgagagctggaggagagggagaggaaggaaagcaagaagctggctgatgaaGATGCCCTCAGGAAGATCCGAGTGGCTGAAGAGACCATTGAACATCTGCAGAAGAAACTGGCTGCCACTAAGCag gaggaggaagcccTGCTGAGCGAGATGGATGTAACGGGCCAGGCCTTCGAGGACATGCAGGAACAGAACAGCCGGCTGCTGCAGCAGTTACGGGAGAAGGATGAtgccaatttcaagctgatgAGTGAGCGAATCAAATCCAACCAGATCTACAAGCTgctgaaagaggagaaagaagagttGGCTGACCAAGTTCTCACATTCAAAACCCAG GTGGATGCCCAGCTGTTAGTTGTGCAGAAgcttgaagaaaaagaaggcGTCCTCCAGAGCACGCTCGCTGCTCTGGAGAAAGAGCTGTCTGTCCGGACACAAGCACTAGAACTCAACAAGAGGAAG GCGGTGGAGGCTGCCCAGCTGGCAGAGGACCTGAAGGTGCAGCTGGAGCACACGCAGGCCAAGCTTAAGGAGATCCAGGTCTCTGTGGCTGAGAACCGCACTGCCcgggagagggagagcagcaACCTGAAACGAGCACAG GAGGATCTGTCCAGGTTGAGACGGAAgctggagaaacagaaaaaggtggAGGTTTACTCTGATGCTGATGAGATCCTGCAGGAGGAGATCAACCAGTACaag GCCAAGCTGCGCTGCCCCTGCTGCAACACACGAGACAAGGAGACGGTGCTCACCAAGTGTTTCCACGTGTTCTGCTACGAATGTCTCAAGATGCGTTACGACACCCGGCAGAGGAAGTGCCCCAAGTGCAACTGTGCCTTTGGAGCCAACGACTTTCATCGCATCTACATCACCTAA
- the rnf40 gene encoding E3 ubiquitin-protein ligase BRE1B isoform X2: MSGAGGGKRPSGGDSPPGPPEKKSKKEEKTTTTLIEPIRIAGVSSTEEMDMKVLQFKNKKLCERLEQRQAMEDELREKIEKLEKRQATDDTTLLIVNRYWSQLEETVHVLRKRIEPEAPVKPIPAPPSAPLPDPTPMEEDVVNMTSPTSAVPPPPLPEAQNEGEQAEQQQEERQEERQEEQPQPPPPTGSEELLTPTEPPQDSASDASPPPPPLSENAKGFLTTLEHSSEEELTLHLQDRMQFSKEAIACLVCVFDRLHSRIDDMCKQVQAAACEDDSQSDIVSVNHDLWEENIRLRDLATLLQGRHHKMSMEYNELVDKVTSSETKVSEMETTVEDLQWDIEKLRTREQKLNKHLAEAMEQLKSGYSSTGSSGGLPGGQITLNIQKFESLNAELEHNQELANSRMAELEKLQVELQEAVRESEKLKMDLRNIPEEVVKETLEYKCLQSQFSLLYNESLGVKTQLDEARALLLTAKNAHLRQIEHMESDELSFQKKLRTEVIQLEDTLAQVRKEYEMLRIEFEQNLAANEQAGPINREMRHLISSLQNHNLQLKGDVQRYKRKLRETQMEINKLRCQSGDTGVLILEESTSDSLDVKKEEDEDQEEEEERRKELERQRAREREREREAERERERERERERQRSDELKRKDSDTLKMLRVELKKAQESQKEMKLLLDMYKSAPKEQRDKVQLMAAERKSKAEVCSLVDELRMRVRELEERERKESKKLADEDALRKIRVAEETIEHLQKKLAATKQEEALLSEMDVTGQAFEDMQEQNSRLLQQLREKDDANFKLMSERIKSNQIYKLLKEEKEELADQVLTFKTQVDAQLLVVQKLEEKEGVLQSTLAALEKELSVRTQALELNKRKAVEAAQLAEDLKVQLEHTQAKLKEIQVSVAENRTARERESSNLKRAQEDLSRLRRKLEKQKKVEVYSDADEILQEEINQYKAKLRCPCCNTRDKETVLTKCFHVFCYECLKMRYDTRQRKCPKCNCAFGANDFHRIYIT, from the exons ATGTCAGGTGCGGGGGGAGGAAAACGTCCCTCGGGAGGGGACAGCCCCCCTGGCCCACCtgagaagaaaagcaaaaaggaggagaagaccACCACCACTCTCATCGAGCCCATACGCATAGCTGGAGTCTCTTCTACG GAGGAAATGGACATGAAGGTTCTCCAGTTCAAGAATAAGAAGCTGTGTGAGCGCTTGGAGCAGAGACAGGCAATGGAGGATGAGTTACGAGAGAAAATTGAAAAGTTGGAGAAGAGACAAGCCACTGATGACACCACCCTGCTGATTGTCAACCGCTACTGGTCGCAG TTGGAAGAGACTGTGCATGTTCTACGCAAACGTATTGAGCCTGAAGCTCCTGTGAAGCCTATTCCTGCACCACCCTCGGCCCCCCTCCCTGACCCTACGCCAATGGAGGAAGACGTTGTCAATATGACCTCGCCAACGTCTGCTGtgcctccacctccactcccAGAGGCCCAGAATGAGGGGGAGCAGgcagaacagcagcaggaggagcgtCAGGAGGAGCGTCAGGAGGAGCAGCCGCAGCCCCCTCCTCCTACTGGATCAGAAGAGTTGCTGACGCCCACAGAGCCGCCACAGGACTCAGCTTCAG ATGCATcgccaccccctcctcccctaaGTGAGAATGCCAAGGGTTTCCTGACCACGCTGGAGCACAGCAGCGAGGAGGAGCTCACCCTGCACCTCCAAGACCGCATGCAGTTCAGCAAGGAAGCCATCGCCTGCCTGGTTTGTGTCTTTGACAGGCTGCACAGCCGCATCGATGACATGTGCAAGCAGGTCCAGGCTGCAG CATGTGAGGACGATAGCCAGTCTGACATCGTCAGCGTGAACCACGATCTTTGGGAGGAGAACATTCGACTGCGAGACCTTGCCACTCTCCTGCAGGGCAGACACCACAAGATGTCCATGGAG TACAATGAGTTGGTGGACAAGGTGACCAGCTCCGAGACCAAGGTGTCTGAGATGGAGACAACGGTGGAGGACCTGCAGTGGGACATTGAGAAACTCCGCACTAGAGAACAAAAGCTCAACAAACATCTGGCAGAGGCCATGGAGCAG ctaaaatctggatacagcagCACTGGAAGCTCAGGTGGACTACCTGGAGGCCAGATCACACTAAACATTCAGAAG TTTGAGAGTCTCAATGCAGAGTTGGAGCACAACCAGGAGTTGGCCAATAGCCGTATGGCAGAGTTGGAGAAACTGCAGGTGGAACTCCAGGAGgctgtgagagagagcgagaagcTCAAG ATGGACTTGCGGAATATTCCAGAAGAGGTTGTGAAGGAGACTCTAGAGTACAAATGTCTGCAGTCCCAGTTCTCCCTGCTGTACAATGAGTCTCTAGGTGTAAAAACTCAGCTGGATGAGGCGCGGGCCCTTCTGCTCACTGCCAAGAACGCCCACCTCCGTCAGATTGAGCACATGGAG AGTGATGAGCTGTCCTTTCAGAAGAAGCTGCGGACTGAGGTCATCCAGCTGGAGGATACCCTGGCCCAGGTGCGCAAAGAGTACGAGATGCTGCGCATCGAGTTTGAGCAGAACCTGGCAGCCAATGAGCAAGCAG GACCAATTAACAGGGAGATGCGACACTTAATCAGCAGCCTTCAGAACCACAACCTGCAGCTGAAAGGTGACGTGCAACGCTACAAGCGGAAGTTGCGGGAAACACAAATGGAGATCAATAAG TTGCGTTGCCAGAGTGGCGACACGGGGGTTCTGATTCTAGAAGAGTCGACGAGCGACAGCTTGGAtgtgaagaaagaggaggacgaggaccaggaagaggaagaggagaggaggaaggaactGGAGAGGCAGCGTGCccgggagagagaaagggagagggaggccGAGCGAGAACGAGAGAGGgagcgtgagagagagaggcagcgcAGCGACGAGCTGAAGAGGAAGGACTCGGACACACTGAAGATGCTCAGAGTAGAACTCAA GAAAGCCCAGGAGTCCCAGAAAGAGATGAAGCTCTTATTGGACATGTATAAGTCGGCTCCAAAGGAGCAGAGGGACAAAGTGCAGCTCATGGCAGCTGAACGCAAATCTAAAGCTGAGGTTTGTTCTTTG GTGGATGAGTTGAGGATGCGAGTGcgagagctggaggagagggagaggaaggaaagcaagaagctggctgatgaaGATGCCCTCAGGAAGATCCGAGTGGCTGAAGAGACCATTGAACATCTGCAGAAGAAACTGGCTGCCACTAAGCag gaggaagcccTGCTGAGCGAGATGGATGTAACGGGCCAGGCCTTCGAGGACATGCAGGAACAGAACAGCCGGCTGCTGCAGCAGTTACGGGAGAAGGATGAtgccaatttcaagctgatgAGTGAGCGAATCAAATCCAACCAGATCTACAAGCTgctgaaagaggagaaagaagagttGGCTGACCAAGTTCTCACATTCAAAACCCAG GTGGATGCCCAGCTGTTAGTTGTGCAGAAgcttgaagaaaaagaaggcGTCCTCCAGAGCACGCTCGCTGCTCTGGAGAAAGAGCTGTCTGTCCGGACACAAGCACTAGAACTCAACAAGAGGAAG GCGGTGGAGGCTGCCCAGCTGGCAGAGGACCTGAAGGTGCAGCTGGAGCACACGCAGGCCAAGCTTAAGGAGATCCAGGTCTCTGTGGCTGAGAACCGCACTGCCcgggagagggagagcagcaACCTGAAACGAGCACAG GAGGATCTGTCCAGGTTGAGACGGAAgctggagaaacagaaaaaggtggAGGTTTACTCTGATGCTGATGAGATCCTGCAGGAGGAGATCAACCAGTACaag GCCAAGCTGCGCTGCCCCTGCTGCAACACACGAGACAAGGAGACGGTGCTCACCAAGTGTTTCCACGTGTTCTGCTACGAATGTCTCAAGATGCGTTACGACACCCGGCAGAGGAAGTGCCCCAAGTGCAACTGTGCCTTTGGAGCCAACGACTTTCATCGCATCTACATCACCTAA
- the phkg2 gene encoding phosphorylase b kinase gamma catalytic chain, liver/testis isoform yields the protein MTKDIVVGDELPDWVGAKEFYQKYDPKEVIGRGVSSVVRRCVHRHTGQELAVKIIEITAEKMTAQQLEEVKTSTLKEIQVLNMVKGHSSIITLIDSYESTTFIFLVFDLMRRGELFDYLTEKVTLSEKETRSMVRALLEAVQYLHSLNIVHRDLKPENILLDDQGHIKLSDFGFSVQLQPGDKLRELCGTPGYLAPEILKCSMDEMHPGYGQEVDLWACGVILFTLLAGSPPFWHRKQMLMLRMIMEGRYQFSSPEWDDRSDTVKDLISRLLVVDPVVRLTAEQALAHPFFRLYQKEDVRLFSPRKTFRVLIVTVLACIRMYSRYRRARPLTREVLARDPYSLRGVRKLIDGCAFRIYGHWVKKGEQQNRAALFQNTAKIMLLGLEDFET from the exons ATGACCAAAGACATCGTCGTTGGAGATGAACTACCTGACTGGGTGGGGGCTAAGGAGTTTTACCAGAAGTATGACCCCAAGGAGGTGATTGGCAG GGGGGTGAGCAGTGTGGTGCGCAGgtgtgtgcacagacacacaggtcagGAGCTGGCAGTTAAGATCATTGAGATCACAGCGGAGAAGATGACCGctcagcagctggaggaggtgaagacTTCTACGCTGAAGGAGATCCAAGTCCTCAACATGGTGAAGGGACATTCCTCAATCA TTACTCTCATTGATTCCTATGAATCCACAACATTCATATTTTTGGTGTTTGACCT caTGAGACGTGGAGAGCTGTTTGACTACCTCACAGAAAAAGTTACCTTGAGTGAGAAGGAAACCAG GAGTATGGTGCGAGCTCTGCTGGAGGCCGTGCAGTACCTCCACTCCCTCAACATCGTCCACCGTGACTTGAAACCTGAGAATATTCTCCTCGATGATCAGGGAcacatcaaactgtctgactTTGGTTTCTCAGTGCAGCTACAGCCTGGAGACAAACTTCGAG agCTTTGTGGGACGCCTGGTTATTTGGCTCCTGAAATACTGAAATGTTCGATGGATGAAATGCACCCAGGTTATGGCCAAGAAGTCGATCT CTGGGCATGTGGCGTGATCCTTTTCACCCTACTGGCTGGCTCTCCACCATTCTGGCATCGCAAGCAGATGCTGATGCTGAGGATGATCATGGAGGGTCGCTATCAGTTCAGCTCCCCAGAGTGGGACGACCGGTCTGACACTGTGAAAGACCTG ATATCCAGGCTGCTGGTGGTGGACCCAGTTGTCCGTCTCACAGCTGAGCAAGCCTTAGCACATCCCTTCTTCAGACTGTACCAGAAGGAGGACGTGCGCCTCTTCAGTCCCAGAAAGACATTTAGG GTGCTGATAGTCACTGTGCTGGCCTGCATCAGGATGTACAGCCGTTACCGCAGGGCTCGCCCGCTGACTCGCGAGGTGCTGGCCAGAGATCCCTACTCCCTCCGTGGAGTCCGCAAACTCATCGACGGCTGCGCCTTCCGCATCTACGGTCACTGGGTGAAGAAAGGGGAGCAGCAGAACCGAGCCGCCCTCTTTCAGAATACTGCTAAGATCATGCTGCTGGGCCTGGAGGACTTTGAAACATAA